A window of Glycine soja cultivar W05 chromosome 13, ASM419377v2, whole genome shotgun sequence genomic DNA:
actgtttaattctttcaaaattaaaaataattataattaatatattttttttataatttatgactttaaagtcttcaaataatgattataattaaactatttttcttataaatcatGACTTTAAACtcgttttaatataattttatatttcattgtctaattcttctaaaattaaaaataattgtaattaatattttttataatttacaacttcaaagtcattcaaatattaattataatttatgaatttaaatttgtcaTGCCACTGTGCACGATAACTCTCTagtataagtttatttttttcatgtctctttttcttttaacatacttacttttaatataattttcaattaatataaaaaaatgtatttacacAAACAGTGAATGTTGTTgtctttcttttataattttatatttcatgttATTGTGTTTctattactctattttttttgttatgtcgTCATGTATAATAAGTGTCTGgcataagtttatttttctcctattttatttaatattttctattttttaaattattattatttgttaaatttagaaacaaaaatatctaaacattataaattaataatctaaaaataattccttattcattttatctaattattattggttaagaaaatattaattaaaaataatcattaatggttaataataaaaaaaataaaattataaaagaattagtcattttaattataattattatttgaacgattttaaagtcgtaaattataaaaaagtattaattgtaattgtatttaattttagaagaattaaagaatgaaacataaaattataattaaaacgaatttaaagtcataaattataaaaaataatttagttataattattatttgaataactttaaagtcatcgtaaattataaaaaaatattaattatgattatttttaattttagaagaattaatcaatgaaatataaaactataattaaaacaattttaaagtcataaattataaaaaaaattagtttaattatgattattatttgaacaaatttataatcataaattataaaaaatattaattataatacaaaaattaatcacaacTTTGAAGTCGGGAAGAATTTACaactttatataaataattaaaaaaaactaaagtcattagatttttttatgattttaatatatataaaaaaatcgaaGTCGTGAAATTTTGTACGACTTCATGCCCAAAAGtcgcataaattcaaaaaatactttCATGTGATAAATTCCAAATGAAATTATCCCTTTTGATCGAAACCCCCATATTATTGTGTAAATTAAGATAAATTTGGGTtggaataaaaaaggaaagagtTTCACATGAAACATGATTAAGAGTATAGttagagatgaaaataaaagaaagaggaaggaaacaaaatgaatagaaaaaatgagattttatttgttattttgttgggaaagattttatttttttcttatttagctTTGTagatagtaaaagaaaaaaaaattatataaaataacaaatatttctaagttgttttttctttatacataaaaaaggaTACATTTAACACAATGGTTTTTAAATGTGGGCCACGtggtttttttttcatcctcctCATTTTACAAGAAAGCAAACAGTGGAAGAGATGGTCCGCTTCACTTATTCCGTGAAAACGAGATGTGAGtataatttatccattttatatagaaaattatatatatttatcattctATTAACATATCAATAAAACCATcccaaaaatcaataaaatggaAAGTATTTTGCAAATTTACattacattaataaaatattttcatccgATAAGCCATATTCTATGGGAACGAACACGTTAGACTTGGTTTTTACTTTTTGAAGTCTTCTCCCAAAAAGTTGGTCTTTACATTGATGGTTGGAATTGTTTTCAATCTCCTCTCCCCCCGccactcctttttttttccccaCCTTAGCTGACAGTTCAATCTATTGCCTGGTTCATAAATTATAACATGGCGTGTATATATGATTTCTTTCTAGTTGCAACTCAACACTGCAGATGATTCAGCTAATCCAAACTCATTATGGGTTAGGTAAAAATCAGCAAAAATTACCAGGGCAAAGATTCATTTCTGATATCTTAATCCTCAATTTGTTTATAATCTAATATTGAATTCTTTTAACGGCTGTCACCAAAGCTACCAAACAAGGAAAATGAGCAAAGTATTGAAGAGTAAAATACATTAAGCACCGGAACAGCATAAAAGGATCGTTATGCCATGTTAGGTGTAAGTTCTCTACTCCTAGCAGAAATAGAAAAAAGGTGTAATAATCTCAAATCCATGTATTCAAATGACATTTAGAGCTCCGGCCATCACAAACCCCTCAAAACTTATGCAGCTGCACTTGGCACTGCAACTGTTTTCGAGTCTTCTGCCCGTTCATGTTCCTTGTTAAGCATCTGAAATCATTCCAGTATTAAAAAACATGAATCACAGTAAATCAGCAATTTAATAGCAACATCTCTCACTTGATAAGCTTATTTCATTTATGTGGATATAACCCATGTACTCAGTTAGGTGTAAGCAAAAAATGAGTTCATCAAGTGCCTAGCTTACTCAATACTATACTTGAATATACAAATGGAGGATTAAGTTTTTTTCTCCAACCTTGCAAAACTGTTATTTTCATAATATGATAACAAATCCAAAATATAAAGTAATCAGCAAACATCAATGATACATGCAGCAAAATTTAGGGGAGTGTATCTCACCTTGTTGTTAATCAAGTTGTGGAGTGCTATTACACTTCTAATGAGAGACGAGAGGTATATTACCAGCATCATATCATTGGTTTTCACTACATATGTACAACAgatcaacaattaaaaagagACATTCTAGAAAAATATGATATTCAAATAATACAAGTAACAAATCTTAACCTGCGAAAGCCTTGATAAGATCAGCAACATTAAGATTTGGTAGCAGGTTAAACACATCctaaaaaaatgcaagaaaagaaatggtgaaaaacaataatgttgcaaaagaaaaaaagaaaagaaaaaagaaaaatttcaattattccCACAGCCATTAATGTCACATCACATGTTTTATTGGTTTTGTTACAAAAGGTTTTAAATTATACTAAGAAATGTGGACCAGCAGAAAATActtaatcaagattcaagaaccaATTGATAACAAAGCCAAATAATCAGCATTTACTAAGCAAGAATATGATAAACAAACCTGCAGATGGTACAGGATCTCATGGTTTAATGGAAGCTTTCCATCAATAACAAGGTCAAGGTAACTCCTGATCTCTTTAAGTCTTGCATCCAAACCCTTCAAAGCTGTGAGTTTTGCACTTACCtatgtaaaattacattgtcAACATTCAGAatcaatttatttgattaaaagaaCTACAAAAGTATTACAGAGAAAAAacatgtaaaaaagaaaagtatcaAAATTAAAGAGTACAAAGGGAAAGGAATTAATAAGgataatttataacttaaaAGGGACAAATGAAACCTCTGTTGCAAGGGTGCTAATGGTTGTATCCTTCACATCTCTAAGCAAGTGTTCCACTCCTGCACAAAGGTaagaagaatttaaaaaaaaacaaaaaacaggaGAAACAGGTTACACAATGGTATggataaaattaagaattttcatatagaaattttgaatcaaacaaaataaaaacaaaacataagaaaaaaaagaccaGTTTTTACATTGAATGGCATGAAATACCTATTTCCTCAACTTCATGAGCAGCAATCTCTGATGGCACATGCACAAACACTTTTTGACTTTTTTGAGTGGCATTCTGTACTCAGAATAAACTATATATTAGTTTCTTTGAGTACTAATTTAGTGTTGAGCAAACACTAGCTCCCGTCCCACCATCACATACAGCAGGATTACTTTTGCAAAATATCAGCAAGAACAGATATATAAGATTTCTATCAAAGATATGACGGACTTAATTTGTACCTCTTTAACCTCTTCAACGGCATAATATGCTTTTGTTGGGATTCCCAATTCCTTAGGTTCAACATCAATTATAACCAAGACAGGATTTGGAACATAGCTGCGATAGTTTTAAGCTTGATCAATTTGGATAAAGATTGATCAGGTACACAAAACTACAGatgaagatgataaagatagaaAGAGGCAAAGAGAATAAGAGTAACACCTAGTATAAAGTTTCAATCAAGTTATGACAATTATACTGATGAGGGTAAAAGGGTAAAGAACTTTCTAAGCCAAGCcactatattatttttcagCAAAACTGTGAAATATTAATGCTCAAATGAAGTGAAAAATTCACACagaaattataaatcattataCAGAGGATTTTGGATCAATAAACATACTCATTAAATAAGCCGTGAATGTCAAGATCATTTTCGCGCAGCTTTGGACCAGTGCTATACCACCCCACAACATGCTCCTTTGctgtaaaccaaaaaaaaaaatgttcaattagATCAGGCATATTCAATTGAAACAGACAtacaagaaaaggaaaaattttcCTACTCGTaccatttattcttttaaacatGGAAAACATAGATTCATGGTAATTGTGGTCAAGAAACCAGATGCTAGGATCCTTGTCATCTTCTTCAAAGGGCACTGTCAATTAGATAACCAAGTAGTGAGAGACAGACAATTCACACACCCCAATAGGTGTTAATTTTCTAAATTGCACATAGAATCATTTCAACAAAATTCATTTTGGAAGTAACAATCTTATACATTCAAATAGGAAGTCCAACATAGTAAACATAACAACGATGCAACTAGTGTAAAGGGGTAATtccattattattaattttgagaAAGTCCTAACTCCTATCAGCTCTTCACATGAAGGATTTTTGCACTTAACAAATCTAAGATGGTAAACCTCGCACTTAACAAAAAGCTACCCTACTATGTCTAagtgaaaattgaaataattattggaTCCATAGCATGTGTGGAATGTCGGTTGGGTGTAAGAAAGGGCGGCTAGGAGACGCAAAGTCCACGGCGGTTAAGCTAAGGCAGAATTCAGCGAAGAACACTATCTATCAACCTCACGCTTACACCCGAAACAGTTGCGAACTTTTCTTATCAACGTTATGCTGGTGGCGTATtactattaaaatgaaattgattaTAATCCGATTAACTAACCAATACACGTTGTTAAATTTGCACTTCAAAAATTCGTTGTAGAAGTATCAAACTATGAATTGGTATCTAAATTGGATAGCTCGGATTTTCAAAGTCAGCTCAGCAAGTTTTAAGCCTTAGAAGAAATTAAATCGAACAAGTTATAGTCGATTTCATGTGACACTTCAGGATAACCAAACCTAACCTAACCTAACTCAATGTGGCGTGTATTATAAGCTTCTCTTCGAAAAAGCTTTTCGAGCACACTAAGCGAAACAGATGTTCAACTAATAGATCTAGTAAGATAAATAGTTAACTGTAATTtcagagaaaagaaacaaaaagtgaaaagggaataaataaaacaagcccTAAGTattggagaaagaaaaaaagagagagatcaGATCCGTACCGGCGTAGCTGTTGGTGACGTCGACGGTGCCTTTGAAGGAGGAGCCGAGCAAGACGCCGACGACGCGCTTGCGAGTGTCTTTGGCGACTCTGTTGTAGTTGTCGACGATGCTGAGAAGCACGAGAGGGTGAACCACCACCTTCTCGATTGGTCGAGATGAGATTTGCTGCGTCTTTATCACATCCATTGATTGCAATTCCTTCCCAAACTCCGATTtcactctttctctttctcacaGCAACAACTTCAATCCTTTTCTTCCTCTCCACTCtccttttcctcttcttttcttttctttcttgttcgACTCAAACAACAGTGCCACGCCCCAGCTTTTATATTcttcttcaaatttaaatgCCTCCAATTTTTTGTTCCGAAGCCCACTTTTTTCTGCTCAAACAATTTGGAATTGTGGGCTCTGGCCCTCTAGttaaattgaaattccagaCTTGCTATTTCCATCTCACCTCTTTACTATTACacaccctttttatttttatttttctaaagtaTTTTTGACTTGAGTTCTTGTCCTAATCATAACGGGCTCTTCTGATCAGcccaatataaatataatatgcatttataaaatttagggGATGTTGCTTCCAGCACTCTCATTATTGCTTCCTATTATGCCCATGGAATTCAGGAAAGCCCATTTATAAGATCATCAAGATAATAAAgagtattttaaattaaaataattaatattttaggtgcataatttattttaaataacatataCCAAAAATATGATTACTGGGGTAACCAATTTGTTGCATTTGCAATTAGTGAATGATATCATCTTCATACTCTGCGGGTAACAAGCAAACAAGTTGTTCATACTCTTACATGGACGTGTAGGTTCTATGCTAGTTCATAATATTTTGATGTTTCTCCTTCTTATATTGATGTTTTGCTTATCAATGAAATTAGATGAGCTTATtcgagtaaaaaaaaatcaaaagtcttTATTAGAAAAGTATCATAAAAGtgtatttttaactttaaatgttACAGTAGTCTTCCATAAAAGTTGTTCACTTCTAATATTTTTAGGATAATGATTAGTCAAATTGACATTGTTAATGCAGTTTGACTACGTTAAATTACCCCCCACTGACCTAGAGTCTTATATCTCTCTGTAGTCAAGCTTGGTAAAAGAGTGGTTGGTAATTTTGCTAGTTAAAAGTTAGTTACTAGTTTATTTATGAAGCTACTCATGTGACAactaatctttttttctttttctttttatacgtCAGAAAGACCacaggaaagaaaacaaaacaggaAGCCAAGTCTCCCAAACTAACGCAGAGAAATACGTCGAAGAGAAGAGAAACCCATAGCATATGACATTAACAGGTTCTGAAGGTCAGAGGACAAGTATTCCAGGAAGATACTTCAACACTTCCATTGACACCTTTCTTAACAAGTAAATCtgcacattttttcttttcgatAATCATGATTAAGAgagataaatcaattcaaacaaaTGAGTTGTCTAATCTTTTCGACAAGGAAGAAAATAAGGAAGAATAACATAAGATTCACAAATGATTTTTGTGATTCCTTGATTCACAAATAATTTTTGTGACGACTAAT
This region includes:
- the LOC114382605 gene encoding 26S proteasome non-ATPase regulatory subunit 7 homolog A, whose amino-acid sequence is MDVIKTQQISSRPIEKVVVHPLVLLSIVDNYNRVAKDTRKRVVGVLLGSSFKGTVDVTNSYAVPFEEDDKDPSIWFLDHNYHESMFSMFKRINAKEHVVGWYSTGPKLRENDLDIHGLFNDYVPNPVLVIIDVEPKELGIPTKAYYAVEEVKENATQKSQKVFVHVPSEIAAHEVEEIGVEHLLRDVKDTTISTLATEVSAKLTALKGLDARLKEIRSYLDLVIDGKLPLNHEILYHLQDVFNLLPNLNVADLIKAFAVKTNDMMLVIYLSSLIRSVIALHNLINNKMLNKEHERAEDSKTVAVPSAAA